The DNA region GGTGGAACCTTCCGAGCCCCGGCGCCGTCCTTTCGGTAACCGAGGGGAGTGGTGTACCCTGCTCCTCTCGGTAACCTAGAGGAGCGTCCATGAGTCGTCCGCCCGACATGCTGCAGGGCATGCTCGATCTGCTCATCCTTCGCGTGTTGCAGCTCGAGTCGATGCACGGCTGGGCCATCGGCCACCGCATCCGCCAGTTGTCCGACGAGGTGTTGCAGGTCCAGCAGGGCTCCTTGTACCCGGCGCTCCACAAGCTCGAGGAACAGGGCTGGATCACGTCGACCTGGGGCGAGAGCGAGAACCGTCGCCGCGCCAAGTACTACGCCCTGACGCGAGCCGGTCGTCGCCGCGTCGCCGAGGAGACCGCCCAATGGGAGCGTCTGTCGGCCGCGATCGCCCTGGTCGTCCGCACCACCTAGGAGTCCGCCGATGCGGCTGCTGACCCGTCTTCGATACCGCCTGCGGGCATTGCTCGGCGGCGCACGTGCCGAGCAGGACCTGGCCGACGAGATCGCCTTCCACCTCGAGGCGCAGGTCGCCGCCTATGTGGAGCAGGGGCTGGATTCGGCCGAGGCCCGCACCCGCGCGCGTCGCGAGTTCGGCTCGCCCGACGTCGTCGCCGAGCAGTGCCGCGACGCCAGGGGCGTGCGGCTGTGGGGGGATGCGTTGCGCGACGTCCGCGCCGGGTGGCGGGCCGCGCTGCGCGCGCCGGGCACGATGGTGGCCGCCGTGCTCACGCTGGCACTCGGCATCGGCAGCGCCACGGCGATGTTCACCGTCATCGACGCCGTGCTGTTGCGACCGCTGCCGTTCCCGGCGGCCGATCGGCTCGTGCGTGCCGACCAGGTCGTGGCGCCTGGCGCCCTGGACGTGATCGCGGCCAACACGACCGTCCTTGCCGAGGTGGGGATCCTGCAGCCGGAGATCGAAGTCAACCTGGGCGCCATCGCCGAGCCGCAGCGCCTGCGCGCCAGTCGCATCTCGGCGGGCGTCCTGCCGATGCTCGGCATCGCGCCGCGCCTCGGCCGCTCGTTCACGCCGGACGACATGGACGGCCGCTCGGCCCCCGTCGTGCTGCTCGCGCATGGCCTCTGGCAGCGTCGCTTCGCCGGCCGGGACGACATCGTCGGGCAGAGCGTGCGAATCGACGGCACCACGCGTGAAGTGGTGGGCGTGCTGCCGGCCGGCGCACTCGGGCCGCTCGCCGACCCCGACGTGGTCCTGCCGGCGACGACACGCGGGCTTCCACCGCCGGAGTTGTGGGGCAGCAGCTACTACCAGTTCCTGGCGCGCGTGCGTGACGGCGGCGGCGTCCAGGCCGCGACCGGCGACCTCCGCCGCATGGCACCGATCATCCGCGACAGCTACCCGTGGCGCATGCCTGACGTGTTCGGCGCGGAGATCGCCGCCTTGCCCCTCCTCGAGAGCCTCGTCGGCGATGTCCGCCAGCGCCTGCTCCTCCTCGGCCTGGCCGTCGGCCTGCTGCTCCTGACTGCCTGCGCCAACGTCGCGACGCTCGTGCTCGCGCGCGCCGTGGTGCGCGAACGCGAGTTCGCGCTGCGCGCCGCGATCGGCGCGTCGAGCCGACGACTCGCGCGACAGCTGCTGACCGAGACGCTCGCACTCTGGATGTGTGGAGGCCTGCTCGGCTGGGGCGTCGCCCATGTGGCATTGACCGCGTTGCAGGCGTGGCTGCCGCCCGACATGCCTCGCCTCGCCGCGCCGTCCCTCGACGTCCGCGCGTGGCTCGGGTGCCTCGGCTTCACCCTGCTGACCGGACTCGTGTTCGGCCTGTTGCCGGCCTGGCGCATCGCGCGTATCGACCTGCTCCCGTTCCTGAAGACCAACGACGGTGGCGTGGCGACCACTGCCGGCCGGCAGGTCGTGGTCAAGGCGCTGGTGGTGG from Luteitalea sp. TBR-22 includes:
- a CDS encoding ADOP family duplicated permease, which produces MRLLTRLRYRLRALLGGARAEQDLADEIAFHLEAQVAAYVEQGLDSAEARTRARREFGSPDVVAEQCRDARGVRLWGDALRDVRAGWRAALRAPGTMVAAVLTLALGIGSATAMFTVIDAVLLRPLPFPAADRLVRADQVVAPGALDVIAANTTVLAEVGILQPEIEVNLGAIAEPQRLRASRISAGVLPMLGIAPRLGRSFTPDDMDGRSAPVVLLAHGLWQRRFAGRDDIVGQSVRIDGTTREVVGVLPAGALGPLADPDVVLPATTRGLPPPELWGSSYYQFLARVRDGGGVQAATGDLRRMAPIIRDSYPWRMPDVFGAEIAALPLLESLVGDVRQRLLLLGLAVGLLLLTACANVATLVLARAVVREREFALRAAIGASSRRLARQLLTETLALWMCGGLLGWGVAHVALTALQAWLPPDMPRLAAPSLDVRAWLGCLGFTLLTGLVFGLLPAWRIARIDLLPFLKTNDGGVATTAGRQVVVKALVVAQLASAVVLVSGSVLLSRSLWNLARVSPGFDAGDVVSALLTPDRAACADDAACATFYANVRDRLAGLPQVSAVGFASAAPLDAGPLAFAIDIEGHPVAPGAPAHTASRLVTTPGYLDAVDQPVLRGRDFVEADASSGDLVVLVNEAFVRRYWPGQDPIGKRIRYVWQPTWRRVVGVVGDVRHAGLAADAPLAFHVPYGQDVPRDLTVFVESSAPWLQVGRELRQVVRATHPDVPVSKLGPLRGLVDASLAGTSALLSLLSAFGGVVLLLGAIGTYGVLASSVSTRRREIGIRLALGASPRSVRQLVLRDAFRLCAAAFALGLPAAWWTARQAEHLLFGTSGRDLTAQLAVLVVMTAVALLAAGLPALRAARVDPLRAVRDA
- a CDS encoding PadR family transcriptional regulator; this translates as MSRPPDMLQGMLDLLILRVLQLESMHGWAIGHRIRQLSDEVLQVQQGSLYPALHKLEEQGWITSTWGESENRRRAKYYALTRAGRRRVAEETAQWERLSAAIALVVRTT